One genomic region from Argentina anserina chromosome 2, drPotAnse1.1, whole genome shotgun sequence encodes:
- the LOC126805518 gene encoding nodulin homeobox isoform X3 — protein sequence MKAGKEEPSSCNALQVIDLVSAVKELHGLNSQELGKLLKDSENFTIHYVTAKESLLKIDVEKLASSLALHLIAVLISSDKDEALFRYLLCGIRLLQSLCDLAPKNPKLEQILLDDVKVSEQLLDLVFYILIVFGGYELKQKYNNIGMAPLMHSALVACTLHLLTGCISSQWQDIVQVLLAHPKVDIFMEAAFGAVYTSIKFLNLKLSSQYNDFDTKSNLTSEQIVHSLCQQCEASLQFLLLLCQQKLYRERLLRNKELCGKGGVLVLAQGILKLHTAPHFVASARLVAAVSRLKAKILSILLNLCEAESISYLDEVASSPGSLDLAKSVALEIIELLKCSLGKDPKIFAAHSDGSYPMGLAQLNAMRLADILSDDSNFRSYITIHFTKVLTAIFSLPHGDFLSSWCSSVLPIKEEDGTIEYDSFAMVGWVLDVVSSTDLHIPQSLEFCVTRNSMTQASYVHQRTSLFVKIIANLHCFVPTICEEQERNLFANKFMECLQMDPSNLMPGVSFSSDTRKATTISRNLCSLLSHAESLIPNFLNEEDVQLLRVFSKQFESLFTPLEEKNCEELKYWDKFSKLNISEHHQEAQSTGGCSPRPSVRHLPPSLGSRSGNLEEIMSENSAFQDVDQVDVNSERMDKMDDAVKEEKGTGRSASGRFTAIDRDHNVETSGSDTSETRGKNVVDRMGNKSSEPIEESGYGGTQEDEKSEPLQYEETQRRKRKRTIMNDEQVALVERALLDEPDMQRNAGSLQSWADKLSFHGSSVTSSQLKNWLNNRKARLARTKDVRAAPEFATPPDKQGVQGLRSNNSAESSIGIASAQVNVRSDPQMKSNSSVAQISGTKAAEAIPRGPSDFVPCKQGDHVLLKYNNGEEVGLGKVFQASGQWFGRNLEELRAYVVDIKELKVRRAMKLPYPSMATGGSFEEAETKIGLMRVLWDSSKTFKLPPLRLS from the exons ATGAAAGCTGGTAAGGAAGAGCCGTCATCATGCAATGCTTTACAA GTCATTGACTTGGTTTCAGCAGTGAAGGAGTTGCATGGGCTAAACTCTCAGGAATTGGGTAAATTATTGAAGGACTCGGAAAATTTTACTATACACTATGTTACTGCAAAGGAATCACTTTTAAAG ATTGACGTTGAAAAGCTTGCCAGTTCTCTAGCTCTGCACCTTATTGCGGTGCTTATTTCATCTGACAAAGATGAAGCCCTATTCAGATACTTGTTATGTGGCATTAGGCTCTTGCAGTCCTTGTGTGATTTAGCTCCTAAAAATCCCAAACTTGAACAG ATTTTGCTCGATGATGTAAAAGTGTCAGAACAGCTGCTTGACCTAGTGTTCTATATCCTCATTGTTTTTGGTGGTTATGAACTG aaacaaaaatataataatattgGTATGGCACCGCTGATGCATTCTGCACTAGTGGCCTGCACTTTACATCTACTTACTGGATGCATATCTTCACAGTGGCAAGATATCGTTCAAGTATTGCTTGCACATCCTAAG GTTGACATATTTATGGAGGCAGCTTTTGGGGCAGTTTACACTTCCATTAAGTTTCTCAACCTCAAGCTTTCCTCTCAATATAACGACTTCGACACAAAATCGAATTTGACTAGTGAGCAAATAGTGCACTCTCTCTGCCAGCAATGTGAGGCCTCTTTACAGTTTCTCCTATTGCTATGCCAGCAAAAATTGTATCGGGAACGACTACTCAGGAATAAG GAACTATGTGGCAAAGGTGGTGTTCTGGTTCTGGCCCAAGGTATCTTGAAGCTACACACTGCGCCTCATTTTGTAGCATCTGCTAGACTTGTTGCTGCTGTGTCTAGGCTTAAAGCAAAAATACTCTCAATT CTGTTGAATCTCTGTGAAGCTGAAAGCATATCTTACCTGGATGAAGTTGCCAGCTCCCCAGGCAGCCTGGATTTGGCAAAGTCTGTAGCATTGGAG ATTATTGAGTTGTTGAAGTGTTCTCTTGGTAAAGATCCCAAAATTTTTGCTGCTCATTCTGATGGAAGTTACCCTATGGGGCTTGCCCAACTCAATGCCATGCGCCTAGCTGATATCTTATCTGATGATTCAAACTTTCGGTCTTACATTACAATACACTTT ACTAAAGTGCTGACTGCAATATTTTCGCTCCCTCATGGAGATTTTTTATCCAGTTGGTGTTCTTCTGTACTCCCTATAAAGGAAGAAGATGGTACTATTGAGTATGATTCATTTGCAATGGTTGGATGGGTTCTGGATGTAGTTTCATCTACCGACCTGCATATCCCACAAAGTTTGGAATTTTGTGTAACTCGCAATAGTATGACCCAAGCTTCTTATGTACATCAGAGAACATCATTGTTTGTGAAAATAATTGCAAACCTCCATTGTTTTGTTCCCACTATCTGTGAag AACAGGAGAGGAACCTTTTTGCTAACAAGTTTATGGAGTGCTTGCAAATGGATCCGTCCAACTTAATGCCTggagtttctttttcttctgatACTCGTAAAGCTACAACTATCAGCAGAAATCTTT GTTCATTGCTAAGTCATGCAGAATCACTAATTCCAAATTTTTTGAATGAGGAGGATGTACAGCTCCTGAG GGTTTTCTCTAAGCAATTTGAATCACTATTCACTCCATTGGAG GAAAAGAATTGCGAGGAGTTAAAATATTGGGATAAATTCTCTAAACTCAACATCAGCGAACATCATCAG GAAGCTCAGAGTACTGGAGGATGCTCCCCAAGACCTTCAGTAAGACATCTACCTCCTAGTCTTGGTAGCAGAAGTGGTAACCTGGAGGAAATCATGTCTGAGAATTCTGCTTTTCAAGATGTGGACCAAGTAGATGTGAACAGTGAGCGTATGGATAAGATGGATGATGCAGTGAAGGAAGAGAAAGGTACTGGTAGAAGTGCATCTGGACGATTTACAGCAATCGACAGAGATCATAATGTTGAAACAAGTGGTTCTGACACAAGTGAAACGAGAGGAAAAAATGTTGTTGATCGAATGGGAAACAAGTCAAGTGAACCCATAGAAGAAAGTGGGTATGGAGGAACTCAAGAGGATGAAAAGAGTGAACCTCTTCAATATGAAGAAACACAGAGAAGAAAACGGAAACGTACAATAATGAACGATGAACAGGTGGCGCTTGTGGAGAGAGCCCTATTAGATGAACCAGATATGCAGCGCAATGCAGGGTCACTACAATCATGGGCTGATAAATTGAGTTTTCAT GGTTCCAGTGTTACATCTTCACAGCTAAAAAATTG GCTAAACAATCGAAAAGCTAGGCTGGCCCGTACAAAGGACGTCCGTGCAGCACCAGAGTTTGCTACACCACCAGATAAGCAAGGTGTGCAAGGACTGAGGTCCAACAATTCAGCCGAGAGTTCTATTGGAATTGCTTCTGCGCAAGTAAATGTGAGGAGTGATCCTCAAATGAAGTCAAATAGTAGTGTAGCCCAGATCTCGGGGACTAAAGCAGCAGAAGCTATTCCCCGTGGCCCTTCAGACTTTGTTCCGTGCAAGCAAGGTGACCATGTTCTGCTCAAATATAATAATGGAGAGGAGGTTGGCCTTGGAAAAGTGTTTCAGGCTAGTGGCCAATGGTTTGGGAGGAACTTGGAGGAGTTGAGGGCATACGTTGTAGATATCAAAGAGCTTAAAGTCAGAAGAGCAATGAAGCTTCCATACCCTTCTATGGCCACAGGTGGTTCGTTTGAGGAGGCTGAAACAAAGATTGGCTTGATGAGAGTGTTATGGGATTCAAGCAAGACTTTCAAATTGCCTCCTCTAAGGTTGAGTTGA
- the LOC126805518 gene encoding nodulin homeobox isoform X2 has protein sequence MKAGKEEPSSCNALQVIDLVSAVKELHGLNSQELGKLLKDSENFTIHYVTAKESLLKIDVEKLASSLALHLIAVLISSDKDEALFRYLLCGIRLLQSLCDLAPKNPKLEQILLDDVKVSEQLLDLVFYILIVFGGYELKQKYNNIGMAPLMHSALVACTLHLLTGCISSQWQDIVQVLLAHPKVDIFMEAAFGAVYTSIKFLNLKLSSQYNDFDTKSNLTSEQIVHSLCQQCEASLQFLLLLCQQKLYRERLLRNKELCGKGGVLVLAQGILKLHTAPHFVASARLVAAVSRLKAKILSILLNLCEAESISYLDEVASSPGSLDLAKSVALEIIELLKCSLGKDPKIFAAHSDGSYPMGLAQLNAMRLADILSDDSNFRSYITIHFTKVLTAIFSLPHGDFLSSWCSSVLPIKEEDGTIEYDSFAMVGWVLDVVSSTDLHIPQSLEFCVTRNSMTQASYVHQRTSLFVKIIANLHCFVPTICEEQERNLFANKFMECLQMDPSNLMPGVSFSSDTRKATTISRNLCSLLSHAESLIPNFLNEEDVQLLRVFSKQFESLFTPLEVKVQVAKHEKNCEELKYWDKFSKLNISEHHQSTGGCSPRPSVRHLPPSLGSRSGNLEEIMSENSAFQDVDQVDVNSERMDKMDDAVKEEKGTGRSASGRFTAIDRDHNVETSGSDTSETRGKNVVDRMGNKSSEPIEESGYGGTQEDEKSEPLQYEETQRRKRKRTIMNDEQVALVERALLDEPDMQRNAGSLQSWADKLSFHGSSVTSSQLKNWLNNRKARLARTKDVRAAPEFATPPDKQGVQGLRSNNSAESSIGIASAQVNVRSDPQMKSNSSVAQISGTKAAEAIPRGPSDFVPCKQGDHVLLKYNNGEEVGLGKVFQASGQWFGRNLEELRAYVVDIKELKVRRAMKLPYPSMATGGSFEEAETKIGLMRVLWDSSKTFKLPPLRLS, from the exons ATGAAAGCTGGTAAGGAAGAGCCGTCATCATGCAATGCTTTACAA GTCATTGACTTGGTTTCAGCAGTGAAGGAGTTGCATGGGCTAAACTCTCAGGAATTGGGTAAATTATTGAAGGACTCGGAAAATTTTACTATACACTATGTTACTGCAAAGGAATCACTTTTAAAG ATTGACGTTGAAAAGCTTGCCAGTTCTCTAGCTCTGCACCTTATTGCGGTGCTTATTTCATCTGACAAAGATGAAGCCCTATTCAGATACTTGTTATGTGGCATTAGGCTCTTGCAGTCCTTGTGTGATTTAGCTCCTAAAAATCCCAAACTTGAACAG ATTTTGCTCGATGATGTAAAAGTGTCAGAACAGCTGCTTGACCTAGTGTTCTATATCCTCATTGTTTTTGGTGGTTATGAACTG aaacaaaaatataataatattgGTATGGCACCGCTGATGCATTCTGCACTAGTGGCCTGCACTTTACATCTACTTACTGGATGCATATCTTCACAGTGGCAAGATATCGTTCAAGTATTGCTTGCACATCCTAAG GTTGACATATTTATGGAGGCAGCTTTTGGGGCAGTTTACACTTCCATTAAGTTTCTCAACCTCAAGCTTTCCTCTCAATATAACGACTTCGACACAAAATCGAATTTGACTAGTGAGCAAATAGTGCACTCTCTCTGCCAGCAATGTGAGGCCTCTTTACAGTTTCTCCTATTGCTATGCCAGCAAAAATTGTATCGGGAACGACTACTCAGGAATAAG GAACTATGTGGCAAAGGTGGTGTTCTGGTTCTGGCCCAAGGTATCTTGAAGCTACACACTGCGCCTCATTTTGTAGCATCTGCTAGACTTGTTGCTGCTGTGTCTAGGCTTAAAGCAAAAATACTCTCAATT CTGTTGAATCTCTGTGAAGCTGAAAGCATATCTTACCTGGATGAAGTTGCCAGCTCCCCAGGCAGCCTGGATTTGGCAAAGTCTGTAGCATTGGAG ATTATTGAGTTGTTGAAGTGTTCTCTTGGTAAAGATCCCAAAATTTTTGCTGCTCATTCTGATGGAAGTTACCCTATGGGGCTTGCCCAACTCAATGCCATGCGCCTAGCTGATATCTTATCTGATGATTCAAACTTTCGGTCTTACATTACAATACACTTT ACTAAAGTGCTGACTGCAATATTTTCGCTCCCTCATGGAGATTTTTTATCCAGTTGGTGTTCTTCTGTACTCCCTATAAAGGAAGAAGATGGTACTATTGAGTATGATTCATTTGCAATGGTTGGATGGGTTCTGGATGTAGTTTCATCTACCGACCTGCATATCCCACAAAGTTTGGAATTTTGTGTAACTCGCAATAGTATGACCCAAGCTTCTTATGTACATCAGAGAACATCATTGTTTGTGAAAATAATTGCAAACCTCCATTGTTTTGTTCCCACTATCTGTGAag AACAGGAGAGGAACCTTTTTGCTAACAAGTTTATGGAGTGCTTGCAAATGGATCCGTCCAACTTAATGCCTggagtttctttttcttctgatACTCGTAAAGCTACAACTATCAGCAGAAATCTTT GTTCATTGCTAAGTCATGCAGAATCACTAATTCCAAATTTTTTGAATGAGGAGGATGTACAGCTCCTGAG GGTTTTCTCTAAGCAATTTGAATCACTATTCACTCCATTGGAGGTAAAAGTACAAGTAGCTAAACAT GAAAAGAATTGCGAGGAGTTAAAATATTGGGATAAATTCTCTAAACTCAACATCAGCGAACATCATCAG AGTACTGGAGGATGCTCCCCAAGACCTTCAGTAAGACATCTACCTCCTAGTCTTGGTAGCAGAAGTGGTAACCTGGAGGAAATCATGTCTGAGAATTCTGCTTTTCAAGATGTGGACCAAGTAGATGTGAACAGTGAGCGTATGGATAAGATGGATGATGCAGTGAAGGAAGAGAAAGGTACTGGTAGAAGTGCATCTGGACGATTTACAGCAATCGACAGAGATCATAATGTTGAAACAAGTGGTTCTGACACAAGTGAAACGAGAGGAAAAAATGTTGTTGATCGAATGGGAAACAAGTCAAGTGAACCCATAGAAGAAAGTGGGTATGGAGGAACTCAAGAGGATGAAAAGAGTGAACCTCTTCAATATGAAGAAACACAGAGAAGAAAACGGAAACGTACAATAATGAACGATGAACAGGTGGCGCTTGTGGAGAGAGCCCTATTAGATGAACCAGATATGCAGCGCAATGCAGGGTCACTACAATCATGGGCTGATAAATTGAGTTTTCAT GGTTCCAGTGTTACATCTTCACAGCTAAAAAATTG GCTAAACAATCGAAAAGCTAGGCTGGCCCGTACAAAGGACGTCCGTGCAGCACCAGAGTTTGCTACACCACCAGATAAGCAAGGTGTGCAAGGACTGAGGTCCAACAATTCAGCCGAGAGTTCTATTGGAATTGCTTCTGCGCAAGTAAATGTGAGGAGTGATCCTCAAATGAAGTCAAATAGTAGTGTAGCCCAGATCTCGGGGACTAAAGCAGCAGAAGCTATTCCCCGTGGCCCTTCAGACTTTGTTCCGTGCAAGCAAGGTGACCATGTTCTGCTCAAATATAATAATGGAGAGGAGGTTGGCCTTGGAAAAGTGTTTCAGGCTAGTGGCCAATGGTTTGGGAGGAACTTGGAGGAGTTGAGGGCATACGTTGTAGATATCAAAGAGCTTAAAGTCAGAAGAGCAATGAAGCTTCCATACCCTTCTATGGCCACAGGTGGTTCGTTTGAGGAGGCTGAAACAAAGATTGGCTTGATGAGAGTGTTATGGGATTCAAGCAAGACTTTCAAATTGCCTCCTCTAAGGTTGAGTTGA
- the LOC126805518 gene encoding nodulin homeobox isoform X1 — translation MKAGKEEPSSCNALQVIDLVSAVKELHGLNSQELGKLLKDSENFTIHYVTAKESLLKIDVEKLASSLALHLIAVLISSDKDEALFRYLLCGIRLLQSLCDLAPKNPKLEQILLDDVKVSEQLLDLVFYILIVFGGYELKQKYNNIGMAPLMHSALVACTLHLLTGCISSQWQDIVQVLLAHPKVDIFMEAAFGAVYTSIKFLNLKLSSQYNDFDTKSNLTSEQIVHSLCQQCEASLQFLLLLCQQKLYRERLLRNKELCGKGGVLVLAQGILKLHTAPHFVASARLVAAVSRLKAKILSILLNLCEAESISYLDEVASSPGSLDLAKSVALEIIELLKCSLGKDPKIFAAHSDGSYPMGLAQLNAMRLADILSDDSNFRSYITIHFTKVLTAIFSLPHGDFLSSWCSSVLPIKEEDGTIEYDSFAMVGWVLDVVSSTDLHIPQSLEFCVTRNSMTQASYVHQRTSLFVKIIANLHCFVPTICEEQERNLFANKFMECLQMDPSNLMPGVSFSSDTRKATTISRNLCSLLSHAESLIPNFLNEEDVQLLRVFSKQFESLFTPLEVKVQVAKHEKNCEELKYWDKFSKLNISEHHQEAQSTGGCSPRPSVRHLPPSLGSRSGNLEEIMSENSAFQDVDQVDVNSERMDKMDDAVKEEKGTGRSASGRFTAIDRDHNVETSGSDTSETRGKNVVDRMGNKSSEPIEESGYGGTQEDEKSEPLQYEETQRRKRKRTIMNDEQVALVERALLDEPDMQRNAGSLQSWADKLSFHGSSVTSSQLKNWLNNRKARLARTKDVRAAPEFATPPDKQGVQGLRSNNSAESSIGIASAQVNVRSDPQMKSNSSVAQISGTKAAEAIPRGPSDFVPCKQGDHVLLKYNNGEEVGLGKVFQASGQWFGRNLEELRAYVVDIKELKVRRAMKLPYPSMATGGSFEEAETKIGLMRVLWDSSKTFKLPPLRLS, via the exons ATGAAAGCTGGTAAGGAAGAGCCGTCATCATGCAATGCTTTACAA GTCATTGACTTGGTTTCAGCAGTGAAGGAGTTGCATGGGCTAAACTCTCAGGAATTGGGTAAATTATTGAAGGACTCGGAAAATTTTACTATACACTATGTTACTGCAAAGGAATCACTTTTAAAG ATTGACGTTGAAAAGCTTGCCAGTTCTCTAGCTCTGCACCTTATTGCGGTGCTTATTTCATCTGACAAAGATGAAGCCCTATTCAGATACTTGTTATGTGGCATTAGGCTCTTGCAGTCCTTGTGTGATTTAGCTCCTAAAAATCCCAAACTTGAACAG ATTTTGCTCGATGATGTAAAAGTGTCAGAACAGCTGCTTGACCTAGTGTTCTATATCCTCATTGTTTTTGGTGGTTATGAACTG aaacaaaaatataataatattgGTATGGCACCGCTGATGCATTCTGCACTAGTGGCCTGCACTTTACATCTACTTACTGGATGCATATCTTCACAGTGGCAAGATATCGTTCAAGTATTGCTTGCACATCCTAAG GTTGACATATTTATGGAGGCAGCTTTTGGGGCAGTTTACACTTCCATTAAGTTTCTCAACCTCAAGCTTTCCTCTCAATATAACGACTTCGACACAAAATCGAATTTGACTAGTGAGCAAATAGTGCACTCTCTCTGCCAGCAATGTGAGGCCTCTTTACAGTTTCTCCTATTGCTATGCCAGCAAAAATTGTATCGGGAACGACTACTCAGGAATAAG GAACTATGTGGCAAAGGTGGTGTTCTGGTTCTGGCCCAAGGTATCTTGAAGCTACACACTGCGCCTCATTTTGTAGCATCTGCTAGACTTGTTGCTGCTGTGTCTAGGCTTAAAGCAAAAATACTCTCAATT CTGTTGAATCTCTGTGAAGCTGAAAGCATATCTTACCTGGATGAAGTTGCCAGCTCCCCAGGCAGCCTGGATTTGGCAAAGTCTGTAGCATTGGAG ATTATTGAGTTGTTGAAGTGTTCTCTTGGTAAAGATCCCAAAATTTTTGCTGCTCATTCTGATGGAAGTTACCCTATGGGGCTTGCCCAACTCAATGCCATGCGCCTAGCTGATATCTTATCTGATGATTCAAACTTTCGGTCTTACATTACAATACACTTT ACTAAAGTGCTGACTGCAATATTTTCGCTCCCTCATGGAGATTTTTTATCCAGTTGGTGTTCTTCTGTACTCCCTATAAAGGAAGAAGATGGTACTATTGAGTATGATTCATTTGCAATGGTTGGATGGGTTCTGGATGTAGTTTCATCTACCGACCTGCATATCCCACAAAGTTTGGAATTTTGTGTAACTCGCAATAGTATGACCCAAGCTTCTTATGTACATCAGAGAACATCATTGTTTGTGAAAATAATTGCAAACCTCCATTGTTTTGTTCCCACTATCTGTGAag AACAGGAGAGGAACCTTTTTGCTAACAAGTTTATGGAGTGCTTGCAAATGGATCCGTCCAACTTAATGCCTggagtttctttttcttctgatACTCGTAAAGCTACAACTATCAGCAGAAATCTTT GTTCATTGCTAAGTCATGCAGAATCACTAATTCCAAATTTTTTGAATGAGGAGGATGTACAGCTCCTGAG GGTTTTCTCTAAGCAATTTGAATCACTATTCACTCCATTGGAGGTAAAAGTACAAGTAGCTAAACAT GAAAAGAATTGCGAGGAGTTAAAATATTGGGATAAATTCTCTAAACTCAACATCAGCGAACATCATCAG GAAGCTCAGAGTACTGGAGGATGCTCCCCAAGACCTTCAGTAAGACATCTACCTCCTAGTCTTGGTAGCAGAAGTGGTAACCTGGAGGAAATCATGTCTGAGAATTCTGCTTTTCAAGATGTGGACCAAGTAGATGTGAACAGTGAGCGTATGGATAAGATGGATGATGCAGTGAAGGAAGAGAAAGGTACTGGTAGAAGTGCATCTGGACGATTTACAGCAATCGACAGAGATCATAATGTTGAAACAAGTGGTTCTGACACAAGTGAAACGAGAGGAAAAAATGTTGTTGATCGAATGGGAAACAAGTCAAGTGAACCCATAGAAGAAAGTGGGTATGGAGGAACTCAAGAGGATGAAAAGAGTGAACCTCTTCAATATGAAGAAACACAGAGAAGAAAACGGAAACGTACAATAATGAACGATGAACAGGTGGCGCTTGTGGAGAGAGCCCTATTAGATGAACCAGATATGCAGCGCAATGCAGGGTCACTACAATCATGGGCTGATAAATTGAGTTTTCAT GGTTCCAGTGTTACATCTTCACAGCTAAAAAATTG GCTAAACAATCGAAAAGCTAGGCTGGCCCGTACAAAGGACGTCCGTGCAGCACCAGAGTTTGCTACACCACCAGATAAGCAAGGTGTGCAAGGACTGAGGTCCAACAATTCAGCCGAGAGTTCTATTGGAATTGCTTCTGCGCAAGTAAATGTGAGGAGTGATCCTCAAATGAAGTCAAATAGTAGTGTAGCCCAGATCTCGGGGACTAAAGCAGCAGAAGCTATTCCCCGTGGCCCTTCAGACTTTGTTCCGTGCAAGCAAGGTGACCATGTTCTGCTCAAATATAATAATGGAGAGGAGGTTGGCCTTGGAAAAGTGTTTCAGGCTAGTGGCCAATGGTTTGGGAGGAACTTGGAGGAGTTGAGGGCATACGTTGTAGATATCAAAGAGCTTAAAGTCAGAAGAGCAATGAAGCTTCCATACCCTTCTATGGCCACAGGTGGTTCGTTTGAGGAGGCTGAAACAAAGATTGGCTTGATGAGAGTGTTATGGGATTCAAGCAAGACTTTCAAATTGCCTCCTCTAAGGTTGAGTTGA